The DNA sequence TTTGTATCAGGCAATCAGAAGTTACTGGAAAAAAGCCGTTTTGAAGATTTCCGCAATATGCTTCTGCAGGTTGTCACAGCGAAGCAATTGGAAAATGCAGTACAAAAAACGGTGGATACCATGTGTTCCGTTGTTGCACAGTTCAGCGAACAGGATCTGCAGCGCAGGGCAGCTTTTGACGCTGAGAGGCTGGAAATCGAAACACATGAGGAACGGTTCCGTCGCTACAGGGCCGATGGGGCCAAGATGCTGGACGCTGTTTTTGCAGCCGATTATGATGGGCTTGTAAGTCTTGCAAACGGTTTGAACAACTACAAAAATCAGATTGTGAACGAGTTTATCACTAGCCTTTCTCAAGTACGGGAAAACAGCCACGCTGCCATACTTGCTGCGTTAAACTGCGCCGCACATAAGGCGGAACAAGATATGAATCATCGGAAAAGAATTTTACATAAAGAGATTTATGATGTGTTTTTATCGTCCTTTTCTGTTCTGCGCAAACAGGAAACAATGTATTTGGCGTCTGCCGTGGAGTTTGCGGGGATTTCGAACTGGCTTGGTTTTGCCGATGTAGGTATTTCCATGATGCGTCATGTGGAGACTGCGTTAGTCGGAACAAAGTTTTCATGGCGCACGCTGTATGTGCCCCCTGTGCAGGATTTGTCTTCATACAATGTGATAGAAACAGTCATCCATGCCGTGGATGTTCTGATTATGGATTACATCAACCAGATCCATCAGGCGACCGCGGCCATTCGTAAGAATTGGTTTGCGGAATTCTCCGTTCATACAAGAGCTTTGCTGCAGGCAGCCGCAGAGGTTATTCCCCCCAGATACGAAGCCCATGATTTGCGCCAGAAGGCCTATATACGCAACTATCAGGTGTTTTCGGATGGAGCAAGAGAAATTCTCCGTGGTTGTGAATCGATTCAAAACGAAGCAAGGTAGGGAGGGAAATTATGAACAACTGTCCAAAATGTAAAAGCGTAGTGAGCGATGATTTGTTTTTTTGCAGCAAATGTGGCGAGCGGCTTCTGTCCCCAAGTACATCTTCTGTCTCTGTGGGTGCGGATTCGAGGACTAGGCTCTTGGTTGTAACCAGAGCATCGCAGTTTCAATGTGTTATGAATACCTACCGTGTTGTTGTGGATGGCAATCTGCTGGGAAACGTAGCCTCGGGATCATCCCTTACGTCCCACGTATCCAACTGGGCAACGGTAGATATTATCTGTACCACGATAATGGTCAGTGCAAAGCGGAGGCTGGTTTTAAAGGTGGGAGAAAAGCCTATCGTTTCTTTTAAGGTGCAGTGGCCCGGGAGTATTCTGGCCTCGGTGCAGGATGCGGAAATAGTAGAGCAAAAAACAGATTGGTGAGGACGATGCGGTTCAGGAACCGTATCACCGATACCCAATTCACAGCGGGATGAACAGTGCAGTGCAGCAATTTCCAGGTTACAAGCGTTCTGCGCTGTCTGCGGTAAGCGGCAGCAAAATCGGAACGGTAACGGTGCTTTGCAGCAAAGGCAGTAGAAGGGTTTCAACATTTAAAATACAACCATTAAGGAGCGTAGAATATGGCTTTTTGTCAACAATGTGGTGCGCAATTGCCGGAAGGTTCTGCTTTTTGCGGAAATTGTGGAGCTGAAGTTTCTGGAACGCCTCAACAAAAGGTTTGCCGCAGCTGCGGGCATTGGATGCCGTTGGATATGCTTTTTTGTGATAAGTGCGGCAACCGCTATGTTTCTCAGGAACCTCAGCTGCCATTTCAATCCAGAGTGAATGAAGTCGACAGGGGTGGCATGGGGGCAAAAGACTTTTCAGGTGAAAGTATAACGGCAAACTATTTCAAGGGGATAGGCGCTTTAGGCGGAACACTGGTCTTCGATCAGACAGGTATGACTTTCTGTCCTCATCAGATTCATGTTCTGAGCGAAAAAACGCGAATCCAATATCAGGACATTTGTCATGTTGCAGCACGCAATACAATGGGACTCGTCCCAAATGGCATGTCGGTTTTCACACGGGACGGAAAAGAGCACAAATTTGTTCTTTTCAACCGTGAGAACGTCATCGCTTATTTGAATCAAAAACGGGGGTAATCAGAATAATGGTTTTTAAGTTGAGTTGGGTTCTTCCTTGGCTTCCGTATGTCATGCTGATTGTCGGACTGTATAACTTTTTTATACAAGAAGAGGATGCTGCTTGGGGATTGATTTGTGCAGTGGTCGGGGGTGTCTGGATATACTTCAGGCACCGTAAACCGCGTACTGACCAAAATGCAGACCTTACAGGCGGCAGTTCCAATGACAGTGCTGCCCAGCCCTCCACACCTGCTGCAATGCGTTGTGCTCAGTGCGGTACCACGATTTTCAACGGTCAGGCGTTCTGCTCCGGTTGCGGTATGAAGCAAGAGGAAACAATATCTTCCCATCATTGCCCATCGTGCGGAAGTCAAGTGGAGCCTCAGGTGTTGTTTTGCAGACAATGCGGTACAAAGGTTCGCTGAATGGTGCTTTCACCCTGTCTGGAAGGGCGTGTCGGCTCAATGGGGCATGGAGGCCACCGGAATCTGCTTTCTTATTTGTTCCTTGCTACCGTTATCATAGTTCCAAGTAATCGTTATTAATCGTTGGAGTAAGTGACGCAAAGAGGAGATAAATGCCATGTCAGAAGCAACGTTCAACAGCTTTTCAAACTACAACCATACCATCACCGCGCTTACAGGCGATCTTAAAAAGCTTGGTGACTACAGCCGCCGTATGCAGCTTAGCGGCAATCTTTCCGCTATTGAAGAAGTGCTGAAACGCTTAAAGGAAGACAGCTTCAACATTGCTATTGTGGGGGAGTTTAATCGCGGGAAAAGCTCGCTGATTAATGCCCTGCTGGAAAAGGATGTGCTGCCTACCGATTTGCTTCCCACCACGGCCACACTAAACCGGGTTACTTACAGTGTGACATCCTTTGTGCAATTAGAATACCATGACGGCAATATGGAAGAAATAGAGATTGACCAACTGCCCCAATACGTTACCAAACTGACGCGTGAGGGCGAGCAGAGGGCCAAATCCATTAAGATCGCCACCGTCTATTATCCTGTCAACTATTGTAAGAACGGCGTGACAATTATCGATACGCCGGGGCTGAACGATGATACGGCAATGTCTGACGTTACCTTTTCTGTTCTGCCGCAGGCAGATGCGGCGATTATGGTAATGATGGCCGGAGCTCCCTTTTCCCAATCGGAGTATGAATTTTTGGAAAACAAAATCATCACCAGTGATTTGGGCCGTGTGTTGTTTGTGCTGACCGGCATTGATCTCTACAGCGACAGCGATGTGGAGCGTCTTTTGTCTTTTATCCGGCAGAAAATCACCGAGTCGGTTCTTAATAAAGCACAAAAAGTTCATGGCAAAGGTTCCGAGGAATATATGGCTATTGAGCGCAAGCTGGGTACGGTGCGTATATACGGTCTGTCAGCAAAAAATGCACTCAAAGCTAAGAAGAAAGGCGACCATGCAGCGCTTGAGAAAAGCGGTTTTCCGGTGTTTGAAACGGCATTGGAGCGCTTCCTGACCGAGGATCGGGGTGCGATACGCCTAAACGTACCCATCAGCCGTATTAAAACATCCTCTGTCGAGCTGATGCGTGCGGTACGGCTACGTGAAAATGCGCTTGCTATGGAGCGTGAGGAATTCGATGCGCAGTATGCCAAAGCCATGAACGAGATACAAAGCATCCGCAATGAGCGTGAAGCGGAGTTCCGTGGAATCAACCATGCGTCTGAAAACGCCTACGCTACCCTTTTGCCCATTATCGAGGAGTATTGGCCCGGTATGGAGCAGGCGGCGGACAATGCCATTGATGAATATGTGATATCAGACGTGAAAGAGTTGGAGGGAGCCGCTGGTGATGCGACACAGGAGGCCATGACTAAGGCTGTAAAGGGAGCCATGGCTAAGGCCAGCCAGAATTTCGGCGAACGCATACAAGCATCCATTAATCGGTCACTGCAAAACGAAGCCGAACGTGTTTCTGATTTTGAACGTCGCTTTTTTGAAGCAACAGAGAGCATACAGAATATGTTCATTCCCAAAAGCAAAGACAGTTCTTCCGAAAGCGATATTGTAATCAGCACTTTGGCTGATGGGTTTCTGCTGTTTGGACTGGGTGGGGCCTATCAGGGGTTTCGGCAGGCGGGATGGAAGGGCGCACTGCTGGGTGGAGCCACCAGCGCAGCAACCGGCATTGCAGCGTCTTTCACATCAGGTCTGCTCATCAGCGCACTTTCCCTTCCGCTTACGTGGCCGGTTGTGCTTGTGGCTGGTCTTGGCGCAGCACTGGCGGGGGCGCTTATGGGCAAGTGGGCCTTGGGAAAGGTGTTTGCCAAAGACAAGATTGACAAGTTTAAGGAAACGTTCAGAGAGGCGATATATGTTGAAATTAAACGCATGAAGACAACGGATAATTTGAGGCAAGCCGTCAGAGGCCAGGTATCGGAAGCATTTGAAGCCCTAAAAACAAAAATCCGTACAGAGACAGAAAATATCCTGGGTGATACACAAAAGCAGTTAACTCAATTGAAAGTGGAGTTGGCGCATAAGGATAGTGAAGACGCACACACAAAGCAGGAACTTCGGGCTATGCTCGAAGATGTGCATGCCATGTGCAGGCGTTCGGATGAGATTGCCGGGCAGCTTAATCAAATTATGGAAAGGCAGGAGATGGTTTCAAAATGAATTTGGTAAACCCGACGGATGGCATTAATACAAGCTTTCCGGAATATGTTAAAAGCCGCAAGATGCTGACACAGGCCCATATGCAAGGCGGCGTGCCAGACTATGCCTATGGTGCAGACTATGTGCTGCGGCAGAAAATCAAGGCTATTCCGGGTTTTTATGCCATAGCCAAAGCCATCACCAATACCACCATTCCCCTTATTAAGCAGCAGCTGAATAGCAGCAGCTTAAAGGTGGGGCCTTCCCAGTTTCCTGATATATACGAAATTGTTGTTGACTGTGCACGGCGGCTGGGCATTGGTATCCCGGCCGTGTATATCAGAAGTAAAGCGGCGGAACTGAATGCCACTGCCTGGTGCGTTGATGATGATATGCCCTTGATTGAGATTACATCCGCCCTGCTGGAACGTTCCACACCCGGAGAGCTTAAAGCGGTGATTGGGCATGAATGCGGTCATATTCACAACAATCACGGTATATTCAATACCGCTGCACAGCTCATACTTAATGCCGCGCAAACCGCTATCCCCGGTGTGCAGCAGATACTCGCGCTGGTCACTATGCCTTTGCAGCTGGCGTTCTCCATGTGGAGCCGCGCAGGAGAGGTTACATGCGATCGTGCAGGGGTTATTTGCTCGGAGGATGCCGGCGACACCATCAGCGTGCAGAGCAATCTGCTTTATGGCGCAGCACTGAACTGCGGGAAAGCCGACATCGATGCCCTACTTAAGCAGTACGATGCGATTCGTGACAAGCCTGTGCGCTTTTTAGAATTGGATAGCACTCACCCCATTGGGGTACGCCGTATATTTGCGGTCAAGGAATTTTTTAACAGTGAGGTATTGTATGCGTGGCGTCCTGAGTGGAGAATGCCGGATATGCATCTTGTTGACAAGCAGACGCTGGACGCGCGTTGTGAAAAGTATATCAGCGTATTAAAAAGTGGAAAGAGGAGTTAGACGCCGTGGATGACAATGTTATGCAGCACCAAATCCGTTTGGATTATGAAGGCGTTTGCGGCGATATTGAGCGCATTTTAGATGATGTAGCACACCTGTGTACAGAACAATACCTCGTAAAATCGCTTGGGGAGCCGGCTGTTTCCAAGGTAAAGGACAACATCGAGGCTGTGCGCAAGCGGTTATACGGTTCGTTCCAGATTGTTGTGGTGGGGGATTTTAAACGCGGTAAATCAACGCTGATCAATGCGCTGTTGGGAGAAGCCGCTGTCCCGACTGCCGTTACGCCGGAGACGGTTACAATTAACAAGCTATCCTTCGCTGAAGTTCCCCGAATCGAAGCTGTATTAAGCAACAAAAAGCGTGTGACACTCACGCAGAGCGAGCTGGAGCGAGATGCACTTTTGGCACTTTTCAAAGGGTTGCCCGCCCCCGTTGATACCGTTGATATTCGCCTGAACAACCATTTTCTCAGAAATGTAACCATCATCGATACCCCAGGCTTAGGAGATTTGACAGAGGGGTTTGACCAGCAGGTTGCTGAATATCTTGTCAATGCTGATGCCATTGTGTATGTTACCTCTGCTCGCGCGCCTTTGTCTTTTACCGAGCAGGTGTTTTTGTCCGCCAGTGTCATGCCGCAGAGCTTCTGTAGGATATTCATGGCTGTGAATATGACTGATACGCTGGAGAGCGAGGAGAATATAGAGAAAGTGCGGGAACTGACGGAGAGTCGTGCCGGTGCTATCAGTGACCATATCTATGTATATATGTTAAGCGCCCTGGATGAGTTTTGCCGTAAGAAAGAATTTGCGCGTCCCGAACCGTTGCTGGCCAATAGCTTGGAAAATCAATTCCTGGCGTTTGAAACAGCACTTGACAGCGATGCAGTGCTGCAGAAAGATATCATTAAATCCATGCGTGGAGTGGCGCTTACCCGGCTGATGCTGGAGGCACTTGCGGGGCGTATAAGACTGGTTCAGGACTCACTCAGAACGGATATGGAAACGCTGAGCAGATCGCAGGATGTGTTCCAAGCACAGGATAACGTATTACGGGCCAACATTGAAAAACACAAAGCTTCCCTCTTGAGCAGCATGTACGACTGGGAAATTGAAGCCAAGGGATGGATGTGCGATTTTATGGATCGGCTTAAAGCTGAGATACAGCAACTGAAAGACGATGCCGATATGGGCGACATTCAACGCTATTTTCAGTTCTATATGATGGACTTAATAAAGAATGCCATGTTTGCCTGTACATGCAAGCATCAAAAAGACATTGGAGATATGCTGCAAAATAGTGTGAGAAGTATATCCGGCGAGATTTCACAAGCACTGTTTGGAGATGTTCAAGCCCGCATTGCGGATTGTATGGCGGATGTAAGCTGGACGCATGTGGATACGGCGTTATTCGCAGGGGAAGCGGTATTGAATATGACCGGACTATCTGCTGTTGTGGGACCATTTTTTTTACTGAGACAGATTATTGGCGGCGCTATTCGTCAGAAAACAGTTTCTAACAAGCAGGCGGATGTGATTGCGCCCGTTTTGCAGGAGTATGATGCCATTACACAAGGTGTGCTCCACCAGGTGGAGAAAATATACGCCCAAATAAAAAAGGATGCCCTTTCCAAGCTGGATGAACTATATCAAGCGGAAATACAGATTTCGTCGGAAGCCATACAAAATGCCCGGCAGCTGGCGTGCGATAAGAATGTGAAGATTCAGGATGTGCAGGCCTTTCTAGAACATACGCTGCATATGATTGCAAATTGTACTGAGCGCATGCGGGAATATGCGATGGATGTCCCTTTTTTATCGTAATCATAGCACAGTAAAAGTACCAATAGAACTATTAAAATAAAACGCCGCATAAACATAATGTTTATGCGGCGTTTTTTGGTGGAGGCGTGCCCTCGCTGGTCGAACTCATCAAACATTAAGTATGCTGAACAATACATAGTAAAATATTATTGATTACAAAATAAACTAAAGTGTCTGAAATAAAATATTGAAATCTATTTTCTTGTACGACCTTCCAACTTATACAATCAAACTCCACTCTTTGTGATGAAGATAATTGTGGAATAACAATAAAATTGCTTTTAGCAATTTCCTTTTTACTTCCAAGATTTAAGTAAAGTAGCCCCATGGCTATTTTATTGATGATACTTACTATCCTATCATGCTCGAAATCAAAATATACACCATTTTTATCGAGTTTGATTGACTTACAGATTCTATCTTCCAAGTTGTCGTTGTAACTAAACCTTACTTCAGCTTTTTTTCTGGTAAAGTCTCCGCCATACAATTCTATAGATAGTAGGTAATCGGACAAATACATGATAAAGTCTTCATCTTTTGAAAAACCATTATTGCATTGCAAACAAGCCGACACAGTTTTTAACTGTGCTGGATACGGTTCATCTAAAAAACACTTTGGAGGCACGTGGTCTCTTGTTTCAGCTGGTTTTCCGCAATATATACATAATTTCTTGTTCATACCATTCCTCGTACAGCAACACATTTATATATCTACATACAGCACAAACCCATAAGAGAAAACGTAAATGTTTCTCTTATGGGTTCGTACAGCGATAACGTTGGTGGAGGAGAGGGGAATTGAACCCCTGTCCGAGAACCTATTCATGCGGCTTTCTCCGAGTAAAGTTTGTCATTTGCATTCCCTTTTCCGCCCGCTGGCAAACAAGCTGACGGAATTGGTATCCCTAATACATTTACAGTGCCGTGGAACTCACCGCAAACGTTCACCACTAATTTGATGCCCTAACCGGCCCGTGGTCCCTCCGACTCGGACAGCTGCTTAATTAAGCAGCAAAAGCTAAATTATCTTCAGCGTTTAAATTTAAAAGTGTCATGTTTTAAAGAGGTCATGCTCCTCTACTCGCTTACCGGACTGCAAAATCCCCGTCGAAACCTTTACTCCCCCATATCAATATAATACTACCGGGCGTTTTCCTTCATGGCCCGGTCAATATCCCGTTTAGCGGCTTTTTTAGCGGCGTCCTCCCGCTTATCATAGAGCTTTTTACCTTGGCAGAGCCCCACCTGAACCTTAACCCGTGAGCCCTTAAAATAAAGAGATAGAGGCACCAGCGTATAGCCCTGGCGAGCCAGCAGAGAAGCCAATCGAACAATCTCCCGCCGATGCATCAGCAGCTTGCGGGAACGCATGGGGTCTTTGTTAAAAATATTTCCGTGCTCGTAGGGGCTGATGTGCATCTGCTTGACAAACAGCTCGTTATCCTGAATATCGCACCAGCTGTCCTTCAGGTTCACCGTGCCCTTGCGTAGGCTTTTTACCTCGGTGCCTACCAGCTCAATGCCAGCTTCAAAGCTTTCCTCCACAAAATAATCGTGGCGTGCCTTTTTGTTTTGGGCTATGGTTTTAAACGCTGATTTTTCCATGCTCATCCCCTCCCCTCTCTGCTATCGCTCTCATATTGTACTACAAAAACGTTTTTAGCGGAACACCCAAAGGCGGTTGATCAAAAAGTTTACAATTAAAACCAAAACAATGGTAATACCCTTGGCTGCCATTTCCACCAGGCCAAACTGTAAGGTAAAAAGGTTGATCAAAACCACACTCAGGCCCAGCATTGAAAGGCTGAGAACCAAGAACTTCACGAGCTGCGGGCTGAGGAACTTCTCCCGGGAGCGGAAGGTCCAGCTCCGATTGAGAATGTAGCTGTTCACAACTCCAGCCGAATAAGAAATCACCTGCGAAAGGGTTAAATCCCATCCCACAACGTTACGCAAAAGGGTAAACACCAAAAAATCCACCAAGGTGTTGACCACCCCAGTGATGCCGAACTTGACCAGCTTGGCAAATTCATCGCTTTTAACCAGCTTGATAATTTTATCCATAAAAATCCTATCTGAGCTAAATCTCACTGCGCCCTTCTAGAGCACGGTATAGGGTCACTTCATCGGCATATTCCAAGTTGCTGCCCACCGGCACCCCATAAGCAAGGCGGGTTACCTTAACCCCTATGGGCTTGAGAAGGCGAGCCAGATAAGCCGCCGTAGCCTCCCCCTCCACAGTGGGATTGGTGGCCATAATAACTTCCGTGACCCCGTTATCATGCAGGCGGCTTATTAGTTCCTTGATATAGAGCTGTTCCGGGCCAACACCATCCATCGGCGAGATCAGCCCATGCAGCACATGGTAAAGGCCGTGGTATTCCCGGGTACGCTCAAAAGCCAAAATATCCCGGGGGTCCTCCACCACACAGATGATGGTTTTATCCCGGTTTTCCTCACTGCAAATGGGGCAGAGCTCCTGATCGGTGAGGTTCTGGCAGATTTTGCAGCGCCGGATTTTTTCTCTGGCCTCCAAAATAGTATTGGCAAATTCCTCCGCTTTAACACGGGGCATATCCAAAACATGGAAGGCCAGCCTCTGAGCGGATTTTTTGCCGATGCCTGGCAGCCGCTCAAACTGTTCAATCAATTTGGTTAAAGGCAATACAGAGTAGCTCATCGCTTAAAACATACCCGGCATATTCATTCCGCCGGTAATTTTCTCCATTTCAGCAGAGGTAACTTCTTCAACAGTGGCCAAAGCCTGATTCATGGCGGCCACAATTAAATCCTGCAGCATATCCACATCCTCCGGGTCAATAACCTCCGGCTTGATGGTTACAGTCTTGACTCTTTTATCACCGGTCATGATGACTTCAACAGCCCCGCCGCCCACAGTCTCGGTAAATTCCCGCGTATTCAGCTCCTCTTGCTTTTCTCCAATAAGAGTCTGCATTTTCTGGGCCTGTTTGATCATAGCATTCATATTCTGGGCTCCGCCGCCCATACCCTGTGGCAATCTTGCTTTCATAAATAGAATCCTCCTATGTTATACAAGTTAAATAATTAAAATAAATGGCTAGGTTTAGCCACAGATACACTTGATAGACTAGATAATTTTCAGCTTTCTTTAACCGGCACACCCAGCTCAGAAGCCTTTTTCAGCAGCAAATCCACTGGACTGACTGCGGAGGCCTTTTCATACTTGGCCTCGTTATAAGGCCCAAGGCGGCAGGTTATACCAGTGACCGCTAAAATAGCCTGACGCAGGCTATCCTTAGCATAAGAATCCCCCCGAACCATCTGCGCAAACAGATCCCCGTTGGCCTCAACCAGCACCAAATCCCCACCCAAATAAGCGCTGGAATCGGAAAGAGCACCATAGAGTGCCTTGTTTTTCTGCTGGAGAATCTGCAAAACCTCGTTCCAGCGCTGGAAAGGCTGAACCTTAATTTTGTCAGCGGCTGTAATGGGATTGGCCTCAGCCGCAGGAACAGCAGGCTTGGCAGGTACCGGCATCTGAACCGGAGCTGTCTGGGGGATGCTCTTGGCCTTTACCTCCAGCTCCAGCTTTTCCAATCGGGTCAGCAAAGCCTCGGGGGCAGTGCTCAGGGCCGGGTCGCACAGCTTGACCAGACACAGCTCCAGCTCGGTGCGGCGCTGTGTGGTGCGGGACATTCTGCCCATGGCGTCCTGCAAGGTTCCAAGGCAAGCCAGAATCTGGCTCATAGAAAGCTTTTGTGCCTGTTCCCGGTACTGGGTCAGCTCCTCCGGCAGGCAGGCCACCAAATCCCCCGGATCATCCAAGGATTTGACCACCATCATATTGCGGTAAAAGCCGATCAGCTGCTGGCAAAGGCGCTCGTAATCCACCGATTGAGCCCAAAGCCCTTCTACCACCTGCAAAACAGCACCAATATCCCCCCCAATCACACCTTGGGAGATTTCAAAAAGATGCCCGCTTCCCGTCAGCCCGGCAGACTGGGCCACCACCTGTGGTGTAATGGAATCGCTGCGGCTCCAGCACAAATCCAGCAGAGAGAGGGCATCCCGCATGCCGCCATCCGAAAGCTTAGCGATTAGAAGGGCAGCTTCTTCCTCGAGAGCAAAGCCCTCCTGCTCCGCCACATACAGCAGACGGTCGGCAATAATCCGGCTGTCGATCCGGCGGAAATCAAACCGCTGACAACGGGATAAAATCGTGGCCGGCACCTTGTGTATCTCGGTGGTGGCCAGAATAAAAATCACATGAGCCGGCGGCTCCTCCATAATTTTCAGCAAGGCGTTGAAAGCGCCGGTGCTGAGCATATGAGCCTCGTCGATGATATAAACCCGGTATTTTGCCACAGCGGGGGTGAAGTTTGCCTCCTCCCGCAAATCCCGGATGTTATCCACACCACTGTTGCTGGCGGCATCGATCTCGGTTACATCCATAAGATTGTCCGCATCAATGCCGGTGCAGATCATGCAGTGGCCGCAGGGGTTCCCCTCATGAGGCTCTAAGCAGTTGACCGCCTTGGCAATGATTTTGGAGCAGGTAGTTTTACCTGTCCCCCGGGTTCCGGTGAACAGGTAAGCGTGAGACGGCTTGCCTGCCGCAATTTCATTTTTCAGGGTAGTGGTAATATGTTCCTGGCCCACAACATCGTCA is a window from the Oscillospiraceae bacterium MB08-C2-2 genome containing:
- a CDS encoding dynamin family protein, yielding MTSDYRGIEYRLHENLVQLQEMLCTLEFEQCLIDRIADCKDLIKSKQYNVAVMGEFKRGKSSLINALLGARILPADATPTTATVNRITYSPSPRAVVTFRDGSSQEIPIENLTDYVTKLTADGEARAMLVRDATVYLPAVICQNHIDIIDTPGLNDEPHMTQITIDMISNVDAVVVPIHARIPFSDTEKKFVCQLMESDSIHQLIFVVTFMDQLDEDDYEYSGFIEYIRERIQSGVMEELVQRQSSGAVQSKAKRILEGLHIIGISSSQALEAFVSGNQKLLEKSRFEDFRNMLLQVVTAKQLENAVQKTVDTMCSVVAQFSEQDLQRRAAFDAERLEIETHEERFRRYRADGAKMLDAVFAADYDGLVSLANGLNNYKNQIVNEFITSLSQVRENSHAAILAALNCAAHKAEQDMNHRKRILHKEIYDVFLSSFSVLRKQETMYLASAVEFAGISNWLGFADVGISMMRHVETALVGTKFSWRTLYVPPVQDLSSYNVIETVIHAVDVLIMDYINQIHQATAAIRKNWFAEFSVHTRALLQAAAEVIPPRYEAHDLRQKAYIRNYQVFSDGAREILRGCESIQNEAR
- the smpB gene encoding SsrA-binding protein SmpB, which encodes MEKSAFKTIAQNKKARHDYFVEESFEAGIELVGTEVKSLRKGTVNLKDSWCDIQDNELFVKQMHISPYEHGNIFNKDPMRSRKLLMHRREIVRLASLLARQGYTLVPLSLYFKGSRVKVQVGLCQGKKLYDKREDAAKKAAKRDIDRAMKENAR
- a CDS encoding YbaB/EbfC family nucleoid-associated protein is translated as MKARLPQGMGGGAQNMNAMIKQAQKMQTLIGEKQEELNTREFTETVGGGAVEVIMTGDKRVKTVTIKPEVIDPEDVDMLQDLIVAAMNQALATVEEVTSAEMEKITGGMNMPGMF
- a CDS encoding dynamin family protein encodes the protein MSEATFNSFSNYNHTITALTGDLKKLGDYSRRMQLSGNLSAIEEVLKRLKEDSFNIAIVGEFNRGKSSLINALLEKDVLPTDLLPTTATLNRVTYSVTSFVQLEYHDGNMEEIEIDQLPQYVTKLTREGEQRAKSIKIATVYYPVNYCKNGVTIIDTPGLNDDTAMSDVTFSVLPQADAAIMVMMAGAPFSQSEYEFLENKIITSDLGRVLFVLTGIDLYSDSDVERLLSFIRQKITESVLNKAQKVHGKGSEEYMAIERKLGTVRIYGLSAKNALKAKKKGDHAALEKSGFPVFETALERFLTEDRGAIRLNVPISRIKTSSVELMRAVRLRENALAMEREEFDAQYAKAMNEIQSIRNEREAEFRGINHASENAYATLLPIIEEYWPGMEQAADNAIDEYVISDVKELEGAAGDATQEAMTKAVKGAMAKASQNFGERIQASINRSLQNEAERVSDFERRFFEATESIQNMFIPKSKDSSSESDIVISTLADGFLLFGLGGAYQGFRQAGWKGALLGGATSAATGIAASFTSGLLISALSLPLTWPVVLVAGLGAALAGALMGKWALGKVFAKDKIDKFKETFREAIYVEIKRMKTTDNLRQAVRGQVSEAFEALKTKIRTETENILGDTQKQLTQLKVELAHKDSEDAHTKQELRAMLEDVHAMCRRSDEIAGQLNQIMERQEMVSK
- a CDS encoding zinc-ribbon domain-containing protein codes for the protein MAFCQQCGAQLPEGSAFCGNCGAEVSGTPQQKVCRSCGHWMPLDMLFCDKCGNRYVSQEPQLPFQSRVNEVDRGGMGAKDFSGESITANYFKGIGALGGTLVFDQTGMTFCPHQIHVLSEKTRIQYQDICHVAARNTMGLVPNGMSVFTRDGKEHKFVLFNRENVIAYLNQKRG
- a CDS encoding M48 family metallopeptidase; the encoded protein is MNLVNPTDGINTSFPEYVKSRKMLTQAHMQGGVPDYAYGADYVLRQKIKAIPGFYAIAKAITNTTIPLIKQQLNSSSLKVGPSQFPDIYEIVVDCARRLGIGIPAVYIRSKAAELNATAWCVDDDMPLIEITSALLERSTPGELKAVIGHECGHIHNNHGIFNTAAQLILNAAQTAIPGVQQILALVTMPLQLAFSMWSRAGEVTCDRAGVICSEDAGDTISVQSNLLYGAALNCGKADIDALLKQYDAIRDKPVRFLELDSTHPIGVRRIFAVKEFFNSEVLYAWRPEWRMPDMHLVDKQTLDARCEKYISVLKSGKRS
- a CDS encoding dynamin family protein; its protein translation is MDDNVMQHQIRLDYEGVCGDIERILDDVAHLCTEQYLVKSLGEPAVSKVKDNIEAVRKRLYGSFQIVVVGDFKRGKSTLINALLGEAAVPTAVTPETVTINKLSFAEVPRIEAVLSNKKRVTLTQSELERDALLALFKGLPAPVDTVDIRLNNHFLRNVTIIDTPGLGDLTEGFDQQVAEYLVNADAIVYVTSARAPLSFTEQVFLSASVMPQSFCRIFMAVNMTDTLESEENIEKVRELTESRAGAISDHIYVYMLSALDEFCRKKEFARPEPLLANSLENQFLAFETALDSDAVLQKDIIKSMRGVALTRLMLEALAGRIRLVQDSLRTDMETLSRSQDVFQAQDNVLRANIEKHKASLLSSMYDWEIEAKGWMCDFMDRLKAEIQQLKDDADMGDIQRYFQFYMMDLIKNAMFACTCKHQKDIGDMLQNSVRSISGEISQALFGDVQARIADCMADVSWTHVDTALFAGEAVLNMTGLSAVVGPFFLLRQIIGGAIRQKTVSNKQADVIAPVLQEYDAITQGVLHQVEKIYAQIKKDALSKLDELYQAEIQISSEAIQNARQLACDKNVKIQDVQAFLEHTLHMIANCTERMREYAMDVPFLS
- the recR gene encoding recombination mediator RecR; translated protein: MSYSVLPLTKLIEQFERLPGIGKKSAQRLAFHVLDMPRVKAEEFANTILEAREKIRRCKICQNLTDQELCPICSEENRDKTIICVVEDPRDILAFERTREYHGLYHVLHGLISPMDGVGPEQLYIKELISRLHDNGVTEVIMATNPTVEGEATAAYLARLLKPIGVKVTRLAYGVPVGSNLEYADEVTLYRALEGRSEI
- a CDS encoding GtrA family protein, which gives rise to MDKIIKLVKSDEFAKLVKFGITGVVNTLVDFLVFTLLRNVVGWDLTLSQVISYSAGVVNSYILNRSWTFRSREKFLSPQLVKFLVLSLSMLGLSVVLINLFTLQFGLVEMAAKGITIVLVLIVNFLINRLWVFR